A single window of Thiomicrorhabdus immobilis DNA harbors:
- a CDS encoding aldolase catalytic domain-containing protein gives MVKLLDCTLRDGGYYNEWDFSNSLVTDYLSAMDALNVDYVEIGFRSLKMEGFKGGYAYSTDAFLNDLGIPKSLQNKIGVMLNGSELVEVSIEMDAILEELFVKAEDSPVSLVRVACHVNQFEACLPAASWLKAKGYQVGFNLMQVADCDELEISHLAKKASQFPIDVLYFADSMGSLTPQETTKIVRAFKQGWQGELGIHTHDNMGNALANSLKAIEEGVQWLDATVTGMGRGPGNGKTEYLAIELQNRYQKSGNLTPLFELIRNYFDALQKHYGWGSNPYYYLAGKFGIHPSYIQEMLSDSRYNDEDVLAVIEHLKSEGGKRFNLSTLEAARHFFSGEPTGTWQPASVLSNREVLILGAGPSVKQHRRAIESYIKAKQPFVIALNTQKNIDESLINIRAACHPIRLLADCSEHVKLSQPLATPFHMLPDDVRAELKNKKTLDFGLTIQACQFSFDSTNCTLPNSLVVAYALAIATSGQAKSIYLAGFDGYSADDLRKKETDEVFNLYQKHQDALSLQSITPTLYEIPSISVYALTK, from the coding sequence ATGGTTAAGTTGCTTGACTGTACCCTTAGAGATGGTGGTTACTATAATGAATGGGATTTCTCAAATAGCTTAGTGACCGATTATTTGTCTGCGATGGATGCACTCAATGTTGATTATGTTGAGATTGGTTTTCGTTCACTAAAAATGGAAGGTTTCAAAGGCGGATATGCCTATAGTACCGATGCTTTCTTGAATGATTTGGGTATACCAAAATCATTACAGAATAAAATTGGTGTCATGCTTAATGGAAGTGAATTGGTTGAAGTTAGTATAGAGATGGATGCCATTCTCGAAGAGCTTTTTGTTAAGGCAGAAGACTCTCCTGTCTCTTTGGTACGGGTGGCCTGCCACGTGAATCAATTTGAAGCTTGTTTACCTGCCGCTAGTTGGCTTAAAGCTAAGGGGTATCAAGTTGGCTTTAACTTGATGCAGGTGGCTGACTGTGATGAACTTGAAATTTCTCACTTAGCGAAAAAGGCAAGTCAATTTCCAATTGATGTTCTGTACTTCGCCGATAGCATGGGAAGTTTAACGCCTCAAGAGACAACCAAAATTGTTCGTGCGTTTAAACAAGGTTGGCAGGGTGAGTTAGGAATTCATACTCACGATAACATGGGCAACGCACTCGCTAACTCTCTTAAAGCTATTGAGGAGGGTGTTCAGTGGCTGGATGCAACCGTGACTGGTATGGGTCGTGGACCAGGTAATGGGAAAACTGAATATTTAGCAATTGAACTGCAAAACCGTTATCAGAAATCTGGAAATTTAACGCCACTGTTTGAGCTAATAAGAAATTATTTTGATGCATTACAAAAACACTATGGATGGGGTAGTAACCCTTATTACTATTTGGCAGGCAAATTTGGAATACATCCGTCTTACATTCAAGAAATGTTAAGCGATAGTCGCTATAACGATGAAGATGTATTGGCAGTAATTGAACATTTAAAGTCGGAAGGTGGTAAACGTTTTAATTTAAGTACCTTGGAGGCGGCACGCCATTTCTTTTCTGGTGAACCAACGGGAACCTGGCAGCCAGCAAGTGTCTTATCAAATCGTGAAGTGCTTATTTTGGGCGCTGGCCCAAGTGTTAAACAGCATCGAAGAGCCATTGAATCTTACATAAAAGCAAAACAGCCTTTTGTGATTGCCTTAAATACGCAAAAAAATATTGATGAATCATTGATTAATATTCGTGCAGCTTGTCACCCTATACGTCTGCTCGCGGACTGTTCTGAACATGTAAAATTGTCGCAACCTTTGGCGACCCCTTTTCATATGTTGCCTGACGATGTACGGGCGGAGTTAAAGAACAAAAAAACGCTCGATTTTGGTTTGACGATACAAGCCTGTCAATTTTCTTTTGACTCAACAAACTGCACTTTACCTAACTCATTGGTGGTGGCTTATGCATTGGCAATCGCAACATCTGGACAGGCCAAATCAATTTATTTAGCAGGATTTGATGGGTATAGTGCGGATGACCTTCGTAAGAAAGAGACCGATGAAGTCTTTAACCTATATCAAAAACACCAGGATGCTCTGTCTTTGCAATCCATCACTCCAACCCTGTATGAAATACCTTCCATTTCTGTTTACGCATTAACTAAATAA
- a CDS encoding O-antigen ligase family protein: protein MDILMTDRIMALPNREYRGTIRLLFFLIAITFILYVYRNVISVNVEFVLVLILLISSFTLYKIKDKVPREIWIWVGLLVLYWLTTLVATFAHESPEKRALFVLSVVSLSWVFIGLTIALYKLKPGLDFFWYLMLIGGSIALSVGVLDAYEYGWFNSGIGSQRLGDINSHPVKYAVVVNGFFIILLGSLPWALKKNKWMLSFIVLLIVALFLTAVLTKSRTAWIGWPEALVGWAIYYFVLFKDSFPKIKYPKVSFIILIGIVLFSLSQVDFIKKRIADRSSLAAKEINVYLDRESMNSSLGHRLLSYEIAVQKIPEVVWFGIGEDAFPEFLKLESKHFAKEHFNQDISGFKYSQLHNQFLMSFLTKGVFVFVSVLLFFVFLIAFFVKRVGIVSKEVKPIAIAGLIFSISSFLAFLPETPLQNTDMSTHFFLLCSLLIVFSLIEQKNQNISEGFSSNG, encoded by the coding sequence ATGGATATATTAATGACTGACAGGATAATGGCTTTACCAAATAGAGAGTATAGAGGAACGATAAGATTGCTGTTTTTCTTGATAGCAATCACTTTTATTTTATATGTGTACCGTAATGTTATATCTGTAAATGTTGAATTCGTTCTTGTCTTAATCTTATTGATTAGCAGTTTTACCTTATACAAAATAAAAGATAAGGTTCCTAGAGAAATATGGATATGGGTAGGTTTATTAGTTCTCTATTGGTTAACGACTTTAGTGGCTACTTTTGCGCATGAGTCGCCTGAAAAAAGAGCTTTATTTGTTTTAAGTGTTGTTAGTTTAAGCTGGGTATTTATCGGGTTAACCATAGCTCTTTATAAGTTAAAACCTGGATTAGATTTTTTCTGGTATCTAATGTTGATAGGCGGTTCTATCGCTTTATCTGTGGGGGTTTTAGATGCCTATGAATATGGTTGGTTTAACTCTGGGATAGGATCACAGCGTTTAGGTGATATTAATTCACATCCAGTTAAATATGCGGTAGTTGTTAATGGCTTTTTTATCATTCTTTTAGGTTCTTTACCTTGGGCTTTAAAAAAGAATAAATGGATGTTGAGTTTTATTGTATTGCTTATCGTGGCTTTATTCCTGACAGCAGTGTTAACTAAAAGTCGAACTGCATGGATTGGTTGGCCAGAGGCTTTAGTAGGATGGGCTATATATTATTTTGTACTATTTAAAGACTCATTCCCAAAAATTAAATATCCAAAAGTCAGTTTTATTATTCTTATAGGAATAGTTCTTTTCAGTTTGTCGCAAGTTGATTTTATAAAAAAAAGAATTGCGGATAGAAGTTCATTAGCTGCCAAAGAGATTAATGTATACCTTGATCGAGAATCAATGAACTCTAGCTTAGGACACCGATTATTGAGTTATGAAATTGCGGTTCAAAAAATACCAGAAGTTGTTTGGTTCGGAATTGGTGAGGATGCGTTTCCTGAGTTTCTAAAACTTGAATCCAAACATTTTGCTAAAGAACATTTTAATCAAGACATCAGTGGCTTTAAATACTCGCAGTTGCATAACCAGTTTTTAATGAGCTTTTTAACAAAAGGTGTTTTTGTTTTTGTCAGTGTTTTATTATTTTTTGTTTTTTTGATTGCATTTTTTGTTAAGAGAGTGGGTATCGTTTCTAAAGAAGTTAAACCGATTGCTATTGCGGGTCTAATTTTTTCTATTTCTAGCTTTTTAGCATTTTTGCCTGAAACGCCATTGCAAAATACAGATATGAGTACCCATTTTTTCTTATTGTGTTCATTGCTTATTGTTTTTAGTCTTATTGAACAAAAAAATCAAAATATAAGCGAAGGTTTTAGTTCCAATGGTTAA
- a CDS encoding polysaccharide pyruvyl transferase family protein: MIRVAIINDTRPTNHYGCMLVMENLTRLLEQQGVEIVWTWPVGVDWRKHKRQIKKQAKVDAIIVNGEGTIHHSENRKHARALSEFASFAKTELQLPCYLINATLHKNTAQAYEYLKAYRLIYVRDKGSLEELHSFGLTGFYVPDLTFAKAGHYVYEPSKPACVIDTALKSEIPLLKQYCQEHGFDFRSMVVARPSNANFFKSPRPFVKNIFKWLKGDRNISTQPSAFIQYLVEHEMVITGRYHTVSMCLKNKIPFVAIESNTPKISFLLDDALKNRSRIISFSELSQLDLEAFAHYSQEELKYLQAFIIRAESDIEQMIMTIIGDIQKNRPGENGYIND, from the coding sequence ATGATCCGCGTTGCCATTATTAATGATACCAGACCCACCAACCATTACGGTTGTATGCTTGTGATGGAGAATTTGACCCGACTATTGGAACAGCAGGGGGTTGAAATTGTTTGGACTTGGCCTGTTGGTGTTGATTGGCGTAAGCATAAACGTCAGATTAAAAAACAAGCAAAAGTCGATGCAATCATAGTTAATGGTGAAGGGACTATTCACCATAGTGAGAATCGCAAACATGCTCGGGCATTATCTGAATTTGCTAGTTTTGCAAAAACAGAACTACAACTACCTTGTTATCTAATTAATGCCACATTACATAAAAATACTGCACAAGCTTATGAATATTTAAAGGCTTACCGCTTAATTTATGTGCGTGACAAAGGCAGTTTAGAGGAATTACATAGCTTTGGTTTAACTGGTTTTTATGTCCCAGATTTGACCTTTGCAAAGGCTGGGCATTATGTTTATGAACCAAGTAAACCAGCTTGCGTGATTGATACAGCTCTTAAATCAGAAATTCCACTATTAAAACAGTATTGTCAAGAGCACGGTTTTGATTTCCGTTCAATGGTTGTGGCACGTCCTTCTAACGCTAATTTTTTTAAAAGCCCACGCCCGTTTGTCAAAAATATTTTTAAATGGCTAAAGGGGGATCGAAATATTTCAACGCAACCGAGTGCTTTTATTCAGTATTTAGTTGAACATGAAATGGTGATTACTGGACGTTATCATACGGTGAGCATGTGTTTAAAAAATAAGATTCCTTTCGTTGCCATTGAGTCTAATACCCCTAAGATCTCATTTTTATTAGATGATGCTTTAAAGAACCGTTCAAGGATTATTAGTTTTTCAGAACTTTCCCAACTAGACCTGGAAGCTTTCGCGCATTATTCGCAAGAAGAGCTTAAGTATTTACAGGCTTTTATTATTCGTGCTGAAAGTGACATAGAGCAGATGATTATGACAATCATTGGTGATATTCAGAAAAATAGACCTGGTGAAAATGGATATATTAATGACTGA
- a CDS encoding alpha-2,8-polysialyltransferase family protein yields MTLLKKKVLYLPSTPLNILVAVAHASAFSEKQVSKMVLIDQKSLEDNVYFNALYNWQESPFETLDLTFGRAKGWHKMAERKQSFAKLSELVKVFNPDAIATGSDRRVEFQYAMHTSQSSNVAIEGWYLDDGLYSYAGRPYKYFKDVINSLLKKIGYGCWWQEPKTVGASKWIDQAWLFQPDFAVALLQAKQCQLIKPEWFVSNKVKQLSKAILSDFQVNESILRTLQNVGVFLLIPHPNNIKKMTGYEKRIFEFLTFLKQQEIPVAVKYHPRTRQVDPLKLVEEYNVLLLPSGLAFEFILPFLKKQSHVIGDVGTALLTAKWLRPDLKVTAVLAEEDAFQIKFKRIYEPLGLNMVAAFKDIKGF; encoded by the coding sequence ATGACATTGCTTAAGAAAAAAGTCCTTTATCTACCATCAACCCCTTTAAATATTTTGGTAGCCGTTGCTCATGCAAGTGCTTTTTCTGAGAAGCAAGTTTCAAAAATGGTGCTGATTGATCAAAAGAGCTTAGAGGATAATGTCTACTTTAATGCACTATACAACTGGCAAGAGAGTCCTTTTGAAACCCTAGATTTGACTTTTGGTCGAGCCAAAGGCTGGCATAAAATGGCTGAACGAAAGCAGAGTTTTGCTAAATTATCAGAACTGGTTAAAGTATTTAATCCAGACGCGATTGCTACGGGTAGTGATCGAAGAGTGGAGTTTCAATACGCAATGCATACGAGTCAGTCAAGCAATGTCGCTATTGAAGGTTGGTATCTAGATGATGGCCTGTATTCCTATGCTGGTAGACCTTATAAATATTTTAAAGATGTGATTAATAGTCTTTTAAAAAAAATAGGTTATGGATGTTGGTGGCAAGAACCGAAAACAGTCGGCGCTTCGAAATGGATTGACCAGGCCTGGTTGTTTCAACCTGATTTTGCTGTGGCATTGTTGCAAGCGAAGCAATGTCAGCTCATTAAGCCAGAGTGGTTTGTAAGTAATAAGGTTAAACAACTTAGTAAAGCCATTTTGTCTGATTTTCAAGTAAATGAATCAATATTGCGAACTTTACAAAATGTTGGCGTTTTTTTGCTGATTCCACATCCTAATAATATAAAAAAAATGACTGGTTATGAAAAACGTATTTTTGAGTTTTTAACGTTTTTGAAACAACAGGAAATTCCTGTTGCCGTTAAGTATCACCCTCGCACAAGGCAAGTAGACCCGCTAAAACTCGTTGAAGAGTATAATGTGCTATTACTGCCAAGTGGACTGGCTTTTGAATTTATATTGCCATTTTTAAAGAAACAGTCTCATGTAATCGGAGATGTTGGAACAGCACTATTAACAGCGAAATGGTTAAGGCCAGATTTGAAAGTGACGGCAGTTCTAGCAGAAGAAGATGCATTTCAAATAAAATTCAAACGTATATATGAGCCATTAGGTCTGAATATGGTCGCGGCTTTCAAAGATATTAAAGGCTTTTAG
- the waaC gene encoding lipopolysaccharide heptosyltransferase I, with protein sequence MRILLIKMSSMGDVFHTFPALSDAQQKRPGLVIDWVVEKSFAEIPKWHPVVDKVYPIELRKWRKTLLKKQTRLEIKTFFEEVNQAQYDLIVDAQGLLKSAWVARKINAKTAGYDWHSAREPLATLFYQFKYPVAKEQHAILRLRQLLAQSLNYELPKNAPIVYGLNTLAWSKPKLVVEQFAENDYWVFLHGTTWETKYWPEEYWIELLQKANAMGKKVILPWGNQEEQQRALRIASTTEPENVWVPTEMLSLNDMAKALKNAQAVVSVDTGLSHVVAALEVPMVVLYRVTDPKLVGADGAKVTRLESPCAPGYIKQFSGKEQALQSLEGLSVEDVFSALINQIGLYDDIA encoded by the coding sequence ATGCGAATTCTGCTGATTAAAATGTCCTCAATGGGCGATGTGTTCCACACTTTTCCCGCCTTGTCGGATGCACAACAAAAGCGACCAGGCCTGGTTATTGATTGGGTGGTGGAAAAGTCGTTTGCAGAAATCCCAAAATGGCATCCTGTCGTGGATAAGGTTTATCCGATAGAGTTGCGTAAATGGCGTAAAACGCTTCTGAAAAAGCAAACACGTCTAGAAATCAAAACGTTTTTTGAAGAGGTCAATCAAGCCCAATATGATTTGATTGTTGATGCGCAAGGTTTGCTGAAAAGTGCTTGGGTAGCGAGAAAAATTAATGCCAAAACTGCGGGTTATGATTGGCACAGTGCTCGCGAACCCTTAGCCACTTTGTTCTATCAATTCAAGTATCCTGTAGCCAAAGAGCAGCATGCGATTTTGCGGTTACGTCAGTTGCTTGCGCAAAGTCTAAATTATGAATTGCCAAAAAACGCCCCTATAGTCTATGGCTTAAATACCCTGGCCTGGTCAAAGCCAAAATTGGTTGTTGAGCAGTTTGCTGAAAACGATTATTGGGTGTTTTTACACGGCACCACTTGGGAAACCAAATATTGGCCAGAAGAATACTGGATTGAACTTTTACAAAAAGCCAATGCAATGGGTAAAAAGGTGATTTTGCCTTGGGGAAATCAAGAAGAGCAGCAACGTGCTTTACGAATCGCAAGTACCACCGAACCGGAAAATGTTTGGGTGCCAACCGAGATGCTGTCCCTGAATGATATGGCCAAAGCCCTTAAAAACGCTCAAGCGGTCGTGTCGGTAGATACCGGCTTGTCGCATGTGGTGGCGGCATTAGAAGTGCCTATGGTGGTTTTATACCGAGTGACAGACCCTAAGTTGGTAGGAGCGGATGGCGCCAAAGTCACACGCTTGGAATCACCTTGTGCGCCAGGGTATATCAAACAATTTTCTGGCAAAGAGCAAGCGTTACAGTCTTTGGAGGGGTTGAGTGTTGAGGATGTTTTTTCAGCACTGATAAATCAAATAGGCCTTTATGATGACATTGCTTAA
- the rfaD gene encoding ADP-glyceromanno-heptose 6-epimerase, with the protein MIVVTGGAGFIGSNIVKALNEQGRTDIIVVDNLKNGKKFINIADCDIADYLDKEDFQQRIFAEQGLPDIEAVFHEGACSATTEWDGKFMMDNNYEYSKDVLNYCLNWGIPFFYASSASVYGDGPDFIEDRAYEKPLNVYGYSKFQFDQYVRQVLPKAKSQVVGFRYFNVYGPREQHKGDMASVAFKLHNQILAGEKLKLFGEYDGYGAGMQTRDFVYIEDVVKVNLWFLAHPEKSGIFNLGPAAAEPFKNIAEAVIDFHGKGEIEYIPFPEHLKGAYQSFTQADNSALRAAGYDAPFHTVAQGVKKYLTWLTENPTVLNFTK; encoded by the coding sequence ATGATTGTTGTAACAGGTGGTGCAGGCTTTATTGGCAGTAATATTGTTAAGGCGTTAAATGAACAGGGCCGTACCGATATTATTGTGGTGGATAACTTAAAAAACGGTAAAAAGTTTATCAACATTGCCGACTGCGATATCGCCGACTACTTGGATAAAGAAGACTTTCAGCAACGTATTTTTGCCGAGCAAGGGCTACCTGACATTGAAGCGGTGTTTCACGAAGGCGCCTGTTCTGCTACAACGGAGTGGGACGGTAAATTCATGATGGACAATAATTATGAATATTCAAAAGATGTGCTGAATTATTGCTTAAATTGGGGGATTCCATTCTTTTACGCGTCATCCGCTTCTGTTTATGGCGACGGCCCTGACTTTATTGAAGACAGAGCTTATGAAAAACCTTTGAATGTTTACGGCTACTCCAAGTTTCAGTTTGACCAATATGTTCGCCAAGTTTTGCCAAAAGCCAAAAGTCAGGTTGTGGGTTTTAGATACTTTAATGTGTATGGACCAAGAGAACAGCACAAGGGCGATATGGCGAGTGTGGCCTTTAAGCTTCACAATCAAATTTTAGCAGGTGAAAAGCTTAAGCTGTTTGGTGAGTACGATGGTTATGGTGCCGGTATGCAGACCCGTGATTTTGTTTATATTGAAGATGTGGTTAAGGTCAATTTATGGTTTTTAGCCCACCCGGAAAAATCGGGCATTTTCAATTTAGGTCCTGCTGCGGCAGAACCCTTTAAAAACATTGCCGAAGCGGTGATTGATTTTCATGGTAAAGGTGAAATTGAATACATCCCATTTCCGGAGCATTTGAAAGGCGCTTATCAAAGCTTTACTCAAGCGGATAATTCAGCCTTAAGAGCGGCGGGTTATGATGCTCCGTTTCATACCGTGGCTCAAGGGGTTAAAAAGTATTTAACTTGGTTAACTGAAAACCCGACTGTTTTAAATTTTACAAAGTAA
- a CDS encoding diacylglycerol kinase: MKSPHSGLKRIVYAAGYSWKGFKSTWKHEAAFRQEVILFSLMSPLVFWLGDTATERALLIAVLLIVLVVELLNSAIESVVDRIGSDYHKLSGRAKDQGSAAVFISFAIAIVVWGGFIISKLLS, translated from the coding sequence ATGAAATCTCCTCATTCGGGACTGAAACGTATAGTTTACGCTGCGGGTTATTCATGGAAAGGCTTTAAATCAACCTGGAAACATGAAGCGGCATTTAGACAGGAAGTCATCCTGTTTTCTTTGATGTCCCCATTGGTTTTTTGGTTGGGGGATACCGCAACTGAGCGAGCGCTATTGATTGCGGTGTTATTGATTGTATTGGTGGTTGAATTATTGAATTCGGCCATAGAATCCGTCGTTGACAGAATTGGTTCAGATTATCATAAGCTTTCAGGCCGCGCTAAAGACCAAGGCTCAGCGGCTGTATTTATCTCTTTTGCCATCGCCATTGTGGTTTGGGGTGGTTTTATAATTTCAAAATTGCTCAGTTAA
- a CDS encoding phosphoethanolamine transferase — MSKLVRSHWWSVFFVLFFPLLIMYIYSDFIRSSELNARLGWLILLGGLAYLFRHTVLQKILLGVIFLFAISGSMDIVYAVTFGGVFVSATFEAIALTDTHEALEFLQAYISVENVLILLAYWTIAFYSLKKILFKEAELTREKVFAGLGVLMLLVAIQQINDRGRTFDVIPGFTGVAIDYVKNEDAISVEIEKRKELYKNLSYGAKACNEGPQTYVVVVGESLNRNHMSLYGYKRNTTPFLDQLGADLLVFRDVISNFAQTAQSLNVTLTKSDIENKLSISEASSVLEVFKKAGFKTWWISNQQPLRRPTSAIASLADVPKFISHDFHGVEVNRYDGYLLPVIQEAINDEAKNKVIFVHLMGSHLQYANRFPPEQAVFTDNKGIKPYTNDISTSQLDFINAYDNSVHYTDFVLGEIIKQLKTTRGIAGLTFWSDHGEEVFDTKDFKGHGPDGVTTSMLEVPFMFWRNAAYQTEFSERDKLIASHIKSPIMLDDFFHIAQCMIPVESDLMNQQKSLCLPEYQAKTRLVYGKDYDKGLQ, encoded by the coding sequence GTGTCTAAATTGGTTCGTTCACATTGGTGGTCAGTGTTTTTTGTACTGTTTTTCCCATTGTTGATTATGTACATCTATTCCGATTTTATTCGTAGCTCAGAACTCAATGCCCGTTTAGGTTGGTTGATTCTATTAGGCGGTTTAGCTTATTTATTCAGACATACGGTTTTACAAAAAATTCTATTAGGTGTGATTTTTCTATTTGCGATATCCGGTAGTATGGATATTGTTTATGCGGTTACTTTTGGTGGGGTATTTGTCAGCGCCACGTTTGAGGCCATTGCCTTAACCGATACCCATGAAGCGCTTGAGTTTTTACAGGCCTATATTAGTGTAGAGAATGTCTTAATCTTATTGGCTTATTGGACAATCGCTTTTTATTCTTTAAAGAAAATCTTATTTAAAGAAGCCGAATTAACCCGTGAAAAAGTCTTTGCAGGCCTGGGTGTTTTGATGCTTTTGGTCGCCATTCAGCAAATTAACGACCGCGGTCGTACCTTTGATGTGATTCCCGGTTTTACCGGGGTGGCAATTGATTATGTGAAGAATGAAGATGCAATAAGTGTTGAGATTGAAAAGCGAAAGGAACTGTATAAAAACCTTTCTTATGGAGCTAAGGCTTGTAATGAAGGGCCGCAAACTTATGTTGTTGTGGTTGGTGAATCCTTAAATCGTAATCACATGTCGTTGTATGGCTATAAGCGAAATACAACTCCTTTCTTGGATCAGTTGGGTGCAGATTTATTGGTGTTTAGGGATGTTATTTCCAACTTTGCACAAACAGCGCAATCCTTAAATGTCACATTAACTAAGTCAGATATTGAAAATAAACTATCGATTTCAGAAGCATCAAGTGTATTAGAAGTGTTTAAAAAGGCAGGATTTAAAACATGGTGGATTTCAAACCAACAACCACTTAGACGTCCTACGAGTGCAATTGCTTCTTTAGCAGATGTGCCAAAATTTATAAGTCACGACTTTCATGGTGTCGAAGTTAATCGCTATGATGGTTATTTATTGCCAGTAATCCAAGAAGCAATTAATGATGAAGCAAAAAATAAAGTGATTTTTGTGCATTTGATGGGTAGTCATTTGCAGTATGCAAACCGCTTTCCTCCTGAACAAGCCGTGTTTACTGATAATAAAGGGATCAAACCCTACACGAATGATATTTCGACAAGCCAACTAGATTTTATTAACGCTTACGATAATTCAGTACATTACACCGATTTTGTGCTCGGTGAAATTATTAAACAGCTTAAAACGACGCGAGGCATCGCAGGATTAACCTTCTGGTCAGACCATGGTGAAGAGGTGTTTGATACCAAAGACTTTAAAGGTCATGGGCCAGATGGCGTGACCACCAGTATGTTGGAAGTGCCATTTATGTTTTGGCGAAATGCGGCTTATCAAACGGAGTTTTCAGAGCGTGACAAGTTAATAGCCTCACATATCAAATCGCCTATTATGCTGGATGACTTTTTTCATATCGCTCAGTGTATGATTCCCGTAGAGAGTGATTTAATGAATCAGCAGAAGTCACTCTGTTTACCTGAATACCAAGCCAAAACGCGTCTGGTGTATGGCAAAGATTACGATAAAGGATTGCAATGA
- a CDS encoding fused DSP-PTPase phosphatase/NAD kinase-like protein, producing MNQLNSFWKRLKAHLHAWFVDHEILRSLFRNFYALSNNAYRSNHPSPAFIKKLHHKHGVKTIISMRRADTTGAYLLEKEACEKYGITLINHPISSRSLPDVDKVLQAKQILETAEYPILIHCKSGADRAGMMSVFYKLFIEKQPIEEALKQLSMKYGHFRWAETGKLDYFFDDYLRYREQHPETEFLDWLENHYDKPALNQSFHSSGWANIVVNKILNRE from the coding sequence ATGAATCAATTAAACTCCTTTTGGAAACGCTTAAAGGCCCATTTGCATGCATGGTTTGTTGACCATGAAATACTCCGTAGCCTGTTCAGAAATTTTTATGCGCTTTCTAACAACGCCTACCGTAGCAACCACCCCTCTCCAGCATTTATAAAAAAACTGCATCATAAACATGGGGTTAAAACCATTATCAGCATGCGCCGAGCGGATACGACGGGGGCTTATTTGCTTGAAAAAGAGGCCTGTGAAAAGTACGGAATCACCCTTATCAACCATCCAATTTCTTCTCGCTCTTTACCGGATGTTGACAAGGTATTACAAGCCAAACAGATTTTAGAAACAGCCGAATACCCGATTTTAATTCACTGTAAATCAGGTGCCGACCGTGCCGGCATGATGAGTGTGTTTTATAAACTGTTTATTGAAAAGCAACCTATTGAAGAGGCTTTGAAGCAACTGAGCATGAAATATGGACATTTTCGCTGGGCGGAAACCGGTAAATTAGATTATTTTTTTGACGACTATTTACGTTATCGTGAACAACACCCTGAAACCGAGTTTTTAGATTGGTTAGAAAATCACTACGATAAACCGGCACTAAATCAAAGCTTTCACAGTTCGGGCTGGGCCAACATCGTTGTTAATAAAATCTTAAATCGAGAGTAA